A genome region from Streptomyces antimycoticus includes the following:
- a CDS encoding bifunctional phosphatase PAP2/diacylglycerol kinase family protein — MRRISDFDRRLFARVADSRLRGAHPLLPRLSRAADHGRLWFGTAGVLATVGGRTARRAALRGIGSLAAASLVSNVVVKWTVERKRPVRDTVPLVRQLRRQPWTSSFPSGHSASAAAFATGVALESSRYGLMVAPLAAAVAVSRVYVGVHYPSDVLAGIALGVGAAALTCRYWPPRPEAPAQARPRISAPALPKGEGLVVLVNQRAGVATPGGFTVAEQLQVLLPAAEILECGPDDDFLDLLRQAARRAADRAGALGICGGDGSVNAAATIAAERGLPLAVFPGGTLDHFALDLGVPAFEDTAHAVTEGDAVAVDLGRATPLAGGGETSQFVNTFSIGFYPELVRIRESMEGRLGKWPAAAVALTRVLRTARPMEVEVNGRQRRLWMLFAGNGIYSPEGFAPTYRQQLDDGLLDVRAIDGEERLARTRLLISALTGTLGRSHVYTTRRMRQLRLSGLHAVDSRAYDGEVAADPAEELLIDKWPGALTVYRPAEPQNELLQRARTAAAKAPHWWRSLLRK, encoded by the coding sequence ATGAGACGCATCAGTGACTTCGACCGCCGGCTGTTCGCGCGGGTCGCGGACAGCCGGCTCCGCGGCGCCCACCCGCTGCTGCCCCGGCTCAGCCGGGCCGCCGACCACGGCAGGCTGTGGTTCGGCACCGCCGGGGTGCTCGCCACGGTCGGCGGCCGCACCGCGCGGCGGGCCGCGCTGCGCGGGATCGGCTCGCTCGCCGCCGCCTCACTCGTGTCGAACGTCGTGGTCAAGTGGACGGTCGAACGCAAGCGTCCGGTCAGGGACACGGTGCCGCTGGTCCGCCAGCTGCGCCGGCAGCCGTGGACCAGCTCCTTCCCCTCCGGGCATTCGGCCTCCGCCGCCGCCTTCGCCACCGGGGTGGCCCTGGAGTCCTCGCGGTACGGCCTGATGGTCGCCCCGCTCGCCGCCGCCGTCGCCGTCTCCCGGGTGTACGTGGGCGTCCACTACCCGAGCGATGTGCTGGCCGGAATCGCCCTCGGCGTCGGCGCCGCCGCGCTGACCTGCCGCTACTGGCCGCCGCGCCCCGAGGCCCCGGCGCAGGCCCGGCCGCGGATCTCGGCGCCCGCCCTGCCCAAGGGCGAGGGGCTGGTGGTCCTGGTCAACCAGCGGGCCGGGGTGGCCACCCCCGGCGGTTTCACGGTCGCCGAGCAGCTGCAGGTGCTGCTGCCCGCCGCGGAGATTCTGGAGTGCGGGCCCGACGACGACTTCTTGGACCTGCTCCGGCAGGCCGCCCGGCGCGCCGCCGACCGGGCCGGGGCACTGGGCATCTGTGGCGGGGACGGCAGCGTCAACGCGGCCGCCACCATCGCGGCCGAACGCGGGCTGCCGCTCGCCGTGTTCCCCGGCGGCACCCTCGACCACTTCGCGCTGGACCTCGGCGTACCGGCCTTCGAGGACACCGCCCACGCCGTGACCGAGGGCGACGCCGTGGCCGTGGACCTCGGCCGCGCCACCCCTCTCGCGGGAGGCGGCGAGACCAGCCAGTTCGTCAACACCTTCAGCATCGGCTTCTACCCGGAGCTGGTGCGGATCCGGGAGAGCATGGAGGGCCGGCTCGGCAAGTGGCCCGCGGCCGCCGTCGCGCTCACCCGGGTGCTGCGCACCGCGCGCCCCATGGAGGTCGAGGTCAACGGGCGGCAGCGGCGGCTGTGGATGCTGTTCGCCGGCAACGGCATCTACTCCCCCGAGGGTTTCGCGCCCACCTACCGTCAGCAGCTCGACGACGGGCTGCTCGACGTGCGGGCGATCGACGGCGAGGAGCGGCTGGCCCGCACCCGGCTGCTGATCTCGGCGCTCACCGGCACGCTCGGTCGGTCCCACGTCTACACGACGCGGCGCATGCGCCAACTGCGGCTCTCGGGCCTCCATGCCGTGGACAGCCGCGCCTACGATGGCGAGGTGGCCGCCGACCCCGCGGAGGAGCTGCTGATCGACAAGTGGCCGGGGGCGCTCACCGTCTACCGCCCCGCCGAGCCGCAGAACGAACTGCTCCAGCGGGCCCGTACGGCCGCCGCGAAGGCCCCCCATTGGTGGAGGTCTCTACTACGCAAGTAG